The Methylomusa anaerophila genome has a segment encoding these proteins:
- a CDS encoding TonB-dependent receptor plug domain-containing protein has product MKQARLRLTNKRKAMLCAMVSSALVLGMTGISYGEGEKQQDYSFDQVVVTATKTPVKEFEAKANISVVTREEIEKNHYADVSEALRHVQGVTILNYSASGENYSSNGLYINGAANVVYLIDGVRANTNGSTYSKAPIGEFVNMDAIERIEVLKGSASTLYGSDAQGGVINIITRKPKDGESINKLGVEYGSYGKEQYNFTHSGSKDGVYWSIDAQKRLMGDFKDGRGNPVINDINSMALNFKIGKDFDENSHLTLRYQTYRADYQRPDGGSFTTVRDYGEKDNNSFSLIYDRKISEKLTNTFSLFRNQNRLRDNCRVPTMWLMDLETVGFSDQLTYKAGGHTLTGGVDYYQDKVKDYYSAYYAGSVFNVETYQDKVLSNRAVFIQDEWELSKRWNLTWGIRFDHHSEYGNHSTPSLVLGYNQDDRTNYYVSYKEFFVAPNQYQIFSQIGSKDLQPEEGNTVEFGVNHKFDDTFAGSFNIYKQKAENIIGYRYLASAPYYQYYNTGKEDSRGWGVRLTKDFTKNFRVNVGYTYIYIDPASATANANRNGFLPRGTWNIGLDYERDKFNTVLNGRGIVDREGGYGKATVAEFKNFWVWDLAVNYKASDTVRVFAKVNNIFDKFYAEQGTDGNPSQTYWYSAPGRNYQIGMQYSF; this is encoded by the coding sequence ATGAAGCAGGCAAGGTTAAGGTTGACAAACAAAAGAAAAGCCATGTTGTGCGCCATGGTGAGCAGCGCACTGGTGCTGGGCATGACAGGGATTTCCTATGGAGAAGGGGAGAAACAGCAGGATTATTCGTTTGATCAGGTGGTTGTTACGGCCACGAAAACACCGGTTAAAGAGTTTGAGGCTAAGGCTAACATCAGCGTTGTTACCAGAGAAGAAATTGAAAAGAACCATTATGCGGATGTCAGTGAAGCCTTGCGGCATGTACAGGGTGTCACAATTTTGAATTATAGCGCCAGCGGCGAAAACTACAGTTCCAACGGCTTATACATCAACGGGGCCGCTAATGTGGTCTATTTGATTGACGGCGTGCGGGCCAATACCAATGGCAGTACATACAGTAAGGCTCCCATCGGGGAGTTTGTCAATATGGATGCGATTGAGCGCATTGAAGTACTGAAAGGATCCGCTTCCACCTTGTATGGTTCTGATGCGCAAGGCGGCGTCATTAATATCATTACCCGGAAGCCCAAAGACGGAGAATCCATCAACAAACTTGGCGTTGAATACGGCAGCTACGGCAAAGAGCAGTATAATTTCACCCACAGCGGGAGCAAGGATGGTGTTTACTGGAGTATTGACGCCCAGAAACGGCTTATGGGTGATTTTAAAGACGGCCGCGGCAACCCGGTCATTAATGATATTAACTCTATGGCCCTGAATTTCAAAATTGGCAAAGATTTTGATGAAAACTCCCATCTTACTTTACGTTATCAAACCTACCGGGCGGATTACCAGCGGCCTGACGGCGGCTCGTTTACTACTGTCAGAGACTATGGAGAAAAAGATAATAACAGCTTCAGTCTCATCTATGACCGAAAGATTTCCGAAAAGTTAACGAATACATTTTCCTTGTTTAGAAATCAGAATCGCCTCAGGGACAACTGCAGGGTACCGACTATGTGGCTCATGGATTTAGAAACCGTCGGCTTTAGTGATCAGCTAACCTATAAAGCCGGCGGACACACGCTGACCGGCGGCGTGGATTACTACCAAGACAAAGTCAAAGATTATTACTCGGCTTACTACGCCGGGTCGGTGTTCAATGTCGAGACCTATCAGGATAAAGTCCTCTCCAACCGGGCGGTGTTTATCCAGGACGAATGGGAACTCAGCAAACGCTGGAACCTGACTTGGGGGATTCGCTTCGACCATCATTCCGAATACGGCAATCACAGCACGCCCAGCCTTGTGCTGGGGTATAACCAGGATGATAGAACCAATTATTACGTCAGCTACAAAGAATTTTTTGTTGCTCCCAACCAGTATCAGATTTTTTCGCAGATTGGCAGCAAGGATTTGCAGCCTGAAGAGGGAAACACTGTGGAATTTGGTGTAAATCACAAGTTTGATGATACCTTTGCCGGCAGCTTCAACATTTACAAACAGAAGGCTGAGAATATAATTGGCTATCGTTATCTTGCGAGCGCGCCCTACTACCAATATTACAATACCGGGAAAGAGGATTCCCGCGGCTGGGGCGTCCGGCTGACAAAAGATTTTACGAAAAATTTCCGGGTCAATGTGGGTTATACCTACATTTATATCGATCCCGCCTCTGCTACGGCCAATGCGAACCGAAACGGGTTCCTGCCCCGCGGGACCTGGAATATCGGCTTGGATTATGAACGGGATAAATTCAACACAGTACTCAATGGCCGGGGGATCGTCGACCGGGAAGGCGGCTATGGCAAGGCTACAGTCGCCGAATTTAAGAACTTCTGGGTTTGGGACTTAGCTGTTAATTACAAGGCGTCGGATACGGTCAGAGTTTTTGCGAAAGTTAATAATATTTTCGACAAATTCTATGCCGAACAGGGGACAGACGGGAATCCCAGCCAAACTTACTGGTACTCTGCCCCGGGACGCAATTATCAAATTGGCATGCAATACAGTTTCTAA
- a CDS encoding TonB-dependent receptor, with translation MKKRLFREKMVVAMVSVFAFSVFGPQTPDAAASFFPATTYWVWDIGLNYQAGKAIKAFVKVNNIFDKFYAEHSNARYNWSSTPVEQWWSAPGRNIRVGMEYIF, from the coding sequence ATGAAAAAAAGATTATTCAGGGAAAAAATGGTCGTAGCAATGGTTTCTGTATTCGCGTTTTCCGTCTTTGGTCCGCAAACACCGGATGCGGCAGCCAGTTTCTTTCCGGCCACCACCTACTGGGTATGGGATATTGGTCTGAACTATCAGGCCGGCAAAGCCATTAAAGCCTTTGTGAAAGTGAATAATATCTTTGACAAATTCTACGCGGAGCACTCTAACGCGCGTTATAACTGGAGCTCAACTCCGGTTGAACAATGGTGGAGTGCTCCCGGCAGAAATATTCGCGTCGGCATGGAATATATTTTCTAA
- a CDS encoding ABC transporter substrate-binding protein — MVFGCGRTADIRTSSGEISYQIVDAGGNVIEMPGKPKRIVTLAASTDTIILGMLPTENLVAVNALLDDPVSSNIVKKAQKIPEKIKNPSAERILSLQPDLVIVPDWSDAVIVDSLRDLGLKVVVCKGPRSVAEVRETVRLLAKAIGEENKGSQIIAQMDEKLREIKNKVDKIPLEKRKTVVLISLMTSYGGIGSPFDDMCGYAGVINGAGAAGIKNGQVLAKERLIAINPDILILPMYNDHGTYDVESFYREFLEDPSLQTLTAIKEKRLYMPREGYMYNVSQDIVFGIQEIALAAYGKDFAQPADCHISVSGE, encoded by the coding sequence ATGGTTTTTGGCTGTGGCAGAACTGCTGATATAAGAACTTCTTCCGGGGAAATTTCGTATCAGATTGTCGATGCCGGCGGAAATGTTATCGAAATGCCTGGGAAGCCCAAACGGATTGTAACGCTCGCGGCCAGTACGGACACCATTATTTTGGGCATGCTGCCAACCGAAAATTTGGTTGCCGTTAATGCCCTGCTGGATGATCCGGTAAGTTCTAACATTGTAAAAAAAGCGCAAAAAATACCTGAAAAGATAAAAAATCCATCGGCAGAACGCATTTTGAGCCTGCAGCCGGATTTAGTGATTGTTCCTGACTGGAGCGATGCAGTGATCGTTGACAGTTTGCGGGATCTCGGCCTGAAAGTTGTTGTCTGTAAAGGGCCGCGGAGCGTGGCGGAGGTTCGGGAAACGGTCCGGCTGCTGGCCAAGGCCATCGGGGAAGAAAATAAAGGCAGCCAAATCATTGCCCAAATGGATGAAAAACTACGGGAAATTAAGAATAAAGTTGACAAAATTCCCTTGGAAAAAAGGAAAACGGTTGTTTTGATTTCCCTAATGACTTCTTACGGCGGCATTGGCAGTCCTTTTGATGACATGTGCGGCTATGCGGGCGTTATCAACGGAGCGGGGGCAGCCGGGATCAAGAATGGACAGGTGTTGGCCAAGGAGCGGCTGATAGCAATAAATCCCGACATTTTGATCCTGCCCATGTATAATGATCATGGAACTTATGATGTGGAATCCTTTTACAGAGAATTTTTGGAGGATCCTTCTTTGCAAACCTTAACCGCAATTAAAGAGAAAAGGCTGTATATGCCGCGAGAAGGCTATATGTATAATGTTTCCCAGGATATTGTTTTCGGAATCCAGGAAATTGCGCTGGCAGCCTATGGCAAAGATTTTGCCCAGCCGGCTGATTGCCATATTTCCGTGTCAGGTGAATAA
- a CDS encoding ABC transporter substrate-binding protein — protein MPNHSRLLSHSWAGEGAKNRCSRLAAWLVVLLGMLLAAGCSGGGQLTSPPVAAVATAGYQVTDTQGNVLRLPQKPQRIITLSLSSDEIVLGLTQPERVVALHYLADDPGISTIAAEAGRVPVRLQEYNAEQILSLQPDLVIAPDWSRIELIQTLRDMGIPVFVSKGPSSVAEVKQAIREISQAIGEEAAGSRLLASMEAELAGIAAKVRTIPPERRQTLVLISHMAAYGGKGSLFDDMCGYAGVINGAAAAGLGKNDVLAKEAIIRINPDLMLLPSWNGGELNAAKVKTDLANDPALQTVKAIRTGRLEQVPDLYLYCASQDIVHAIRDIMQAAYPEQGD, from the coding sequence ATGCCTAACCACAGCCGGCTTCTGTCCCATAGTTGGGCAGGAGAGGGGGCAAAGAACCGGTGCAGCCGCCTGGCCGCCTGGCTTGTTGTGCTGCTGGGCATGCTGCTGGCGGCAGGCTGTTCCGGCGGCGGGCAGTTGACAAGCCCGCCGGTCGCTGCCGTGGCAACTGCCGGCTATCAGGTAACGGACACGCAAGGCAATGTGCTGCGGCTGCCGCAAAAGCCGCAGCGGATTATAACCCTGTCCTTATCCAGCGATGAGATAGTTTTGGGCCTGACGCAGCCGGAACGGGTAGTGGCCCTGCATTATCTGGCCGATGATCCGGGTATATCGACCATTGCCGCTGAAGCGGGCCGCGTGCCGGTGAGGCTGCAGGAATACAATGCCGAACAGATTTTATCCCTGCAGCCTGACCTGGTAATTGCTCCGGACTGGAGTCGGATCGAGCTGATTCAGACGCTGCGGGATATGGGCATCCCGGTGTTTGTCAGCAAGGGACCTTCCAGCGTTGCCGAAGTCAAGCAGGCTATCCGCGAAATTTCGCAGGCGATCGGGGAGGAAGCAGCCGGCAGCCGCCTGCTGGCAAGTATGGAGGCGGAACTGGCCGGTATTGCGGCTAAGGTCAGGACCATACCGCCGGAGCGCCGGCAGACGCTGGTCCTGATTTCCCACATGGCCGCCTATGGCGGCAAAGGCAGCCTGTTTGACGATATGTGCGGCTATGCCGGGGTGATTAACGGCGCAGCGGCTGCCGGCCTGGGGAAAAACGACGTGTTGGCCAAGGAAGCCATTATCCGCATCAACCCGGACCTAATGCTGCTGCCATCCTGGAATGGCGGCGAGCTTAATGCTGCCAAGGTAAAAACAGATTTGGCCAACGATCCGGCCTTGCAGACGGTCAAAGCCATTCGCACCGGCCGGCTGGAGCAGGTGCCTGACTTGTACCTGTACTGCGCTTCCCAGGACATTGTCCATGCCATTCGCGACATCATGCAGGCCGCTTATCCGGAGCAGGGGGATTAG
- a CDS encoding MerR family transcriptional regulator, with amino-acid sequence MAIDKENYITAGELASLYGIPKQTLLYYDKSGLLVPAFVNEHGYRYYSVSQYLVLEIILNMRKLNIPIQDIKNYLHNRSPENFEQILQEKEKECNRIMEETAKIKNSLQLSLKSIEKIRKTRLNQIQINFQKEKILFVSENLSGSISLRERMQILSRHNQKAFSKEHFKEFTTGWIIGKEEFFAEKFNKTLHFFTPVAHTIPREHCFVRPEGLYVTIRFQGTYYQKIPFIYKEILDFVQRNRLEVLSNVYVFPLKNHWLTEDTETYINQVSFQVEYPS; translated from the coding sequence ATGGCGATCGACAAAGAAAACTATATCACCGCGGGCGAACTGGCTTCCCTCTACGGCATCCCCAAGCAAACATTGCTTTATTATGATAAAAGCGGATTATTAGTCCCGGCCTTTGTGAATGAACACGGCTATCGTTATTACTCTGTTTCCCAATATCTCGTGCTGGAAATTATTCTGAATATGCGTAAACTAAATATCCCCATTCAGGACATAAAAAATTATCTTCATAATCGCAGCCCGGAAAACTTTGAGCAGATTTTACAGGAAAAAGAAAAAGAATGTAATAGAATAATGGAAGAAACAGCAAAAATTAAAAACAGTCTGCAGTTGTCTTTGAAGTCCATTGAAAAAATACGCAAAACCCGTTTGAATCAAATCCAAATCAACTTTCAGAAAGAAAAAATTTTATTCGTCAGTGAAAATTTAAGCGGGAGCATATCGCTGCGGGAACGGATGCAGATTCTGTCCAGACACAATCAAAAAGCATTTTCCAAAGAACATTTTAAAGAATTTACTACCGGCTGGATTATAGGAAAAGAAGAATTTTTCGCGGAAAAATTCAATAAAACACTGCACTTTTTTACGCCGGTTGCCCATACCATTCCCCGGGAGCACTGCTTCGTCCGTCCGGAAGGCTTGTATGTGACAATCCGTTTTCAAGGAACTTATTATCAGAAAATACCATTCATATATAAAGAAATTCTCGACTTTGTGCAACGCAATCGTTTAGAAGTCCTCAGTAATGTATACGTTTTCCCGCTGAAAAACCACTGGCTTACCGAGGATACGGAAACATATATCAACCAAGTCTCTTTTCAAGTGGAGTATCCTTCTTAA
- the cobN gene encoding cobaltochelatase subunit CobN, with protein sequence MGRILFLTNMERQQLMLEKARESVAQAGLQAETRTVLLSDAVPWGEEWQKTFAACNIVIFTWMGSGLDTAFLRKSAEFLRKRQLTHVMLISDPDAGELSCGVSPAAKETLQQYLAFGGMENFRQFWRWLAQTYCREDTPVRNPEPLLWQGIYHPRAPRPFTDLTEYRAAFCRPDRPTIGLLFYRDEWVWGDLAYQAALIEEIEGQGMNALAVFCQYVGNPELQAPGLKETLASFFCPDGQAEIDVILNTFKFSMLSMKAIAQEALNQLGVPILQAYTLYRPRQEWQESSEGMTAMEMAVSIAMPEFDGAIHGVPVAGREYQADGNAVCLPLAERITMMVRKAGKWAGLRRKPNAAKKIGIIFHNYPPTNSNIGSAAGLDSPESIRLLLASMRGAGYKIDRIPADSQSFMNELIAHATNDRRYLTERQIEEADGQLTAAQYQTWFEAAEPGTQEQLIKDWGHPPGDVFHYDGKLLVPGMLNGNIYITVQPPRGFGEDPAKLYHSPDCAPTHHYLGYYYWLRDVWQADAVVHVGTHGSLEWLPGKGAGLSRECYPDLAIDDLPNIYPYWITVVGEGVQAKRRGAACLISYLTPPMSHAGTYDELAELENLLDEYCHFRQTQPDKLATVTELIRAKAAAANLGEDVPEDPAQPFDDFVGRLHVYVTDIKNMQIRTGLHTLGRPPAGDTLIEYLLALTRVDNGDVPSLAQTLAAAYGCDYYQLLEQSGQLLPDGTKTGGALLDDIRERCRDILSLLAEREFEPDQAAAILTFPWAATLPAGLKERLLTAAVYVCRTIAPSLAKTTQEITNLLAALAGRYVEPGPGGAPTSGGADILPTGRNFYGVDPRTLPTPAAWEIGRTMGDDVIASYIAEEGRYPENIGIVLWATSNMRSHGQCIAQFLYLLGVKPVWQKGSMRVVELEVIPAAELKRPRIDVTGRISGLFRDSMPMAAAWLDKAVALVSRLEESPDINYVRKHITADAKAMEEEGLDSATAWEQASWRIFGDPPGTYGAGVGAVLEAKNWETIDDLAKVYVRWGGHAYSGKGQGAYVPELFSRRMGSLDITIQNQDNREISMLNSDDYNAYHGGMIAAVRSIKGEAPRSYCGDSSDRKKVIMRSLQAELKRLFRGEAINPKFIEGMQEHGYKGAADLSNYVAHSYQWDATSDVMEDWMYEKYAEKYALDAAMQAWMKEVNPWALRRIAETLLEAAQRGLWDAREDTKRELEQLYLAIEGELEERSDA encoded by the coding sequence ATGGGACGCATCCTATTTTTGACCAATATGGAACGCCAGCAGCTGATGCTGGAAAAGGCCCGGGAAAGTGTGGCCCAGGCGGGGCTGCAGGCTGAAACCAGGACAGTGCTCTTAAGTGACGCGGTTCCCTGGGGGGAAGAGTGGCAGAAGACTTTTGCCGCCTGCAACATTGTTATTTTTACCTGGATGGGTAGCGGGCTGGATACCGCATTTTTGCGGAAGTCAGCCGAGTTTTTGCGCAAGCGCCAGCTTACGCACGTCATGCTGATCTCCGACCCCGATGCCGGCGAATTGTCCTGCGGTGTTTCCCCGGCAGCAAAAGAGACGCTGCAGCAGTATCTGGCGTTTGGCGGCATGGAAAACTTTCGCCAGTTCTGGCGCTGGCTGGCGCAAACCTATTGCCGGGAGGACACGCCGGTGCGGAACCCGGAGCCGCTTCTCTGGCAGGGCATTTACCATCCCCGGGCCCCGCGCCCCTTTACCGACCTGACAGAATACCGGGCGGCTTTCTGCCGGCCGGACCGGCCCACTATTGGTCTCCTGTTCTATCGCGATGAGTGGGTTTGGGGCGACCTGGCCTATCAGGCGGCCTTGATCGAGGAGATTGAGGGGCAGGGCATGAACGCGCTGGCGGTATTTTGCCAGTATGTCGGCAATCCCGAACTGCAGGCGCCGGGGCTTAAGGAAACGCTGGCAAGCTTTTTCTGCCCTGACGGCCAAGCGGAGATCGATGTTATCCTGAACACCTTTAAGTTTTCGATGTTATCCATGAAGGCGATTGCGCAGGAAGCGCTCAATCAGTTGGGCGTGCCCATCCTGCAAGCGTATACGTTATACCGGCCGCGACAGGAATGGCAGGAGTCCAGCGAAGGTATGACGGCTATGGAGATGGCTGTCAGCATTGCCATGCCCGAGTTTGACGGCGCCATTCACGGCGTGCCGGTCGCCGGACGGGAATATCAGGCGGACGGCAATGCTGTCTGTCTTCCCCTGGCGGAACGCATCACCATGATGGTGCGCAAAGCCGGCAAATGGGCCGGACTGCGCCGCAAACCCAATGCGGCCAAGAAGATCGGCATCATCTTTCATAATTATCCGCCCACGAACTCGAATATCGGCAGCGCGGCCGGCCTGGATTCGCCGGAAAGCATCCGCCTGCTGCTGGCCAGCATGCGCGGGGCCGGCTACAAAATTGACCGCATTCCGGCAGACAGCCAGTCCTTTATGAATGAGTTAATCGCCCATGCCACCAATGACCGGCGGTATCTGACGGAAAGACAGATTGAAGAAGCGGACGGGCAATTAACGGCTGCTCAGTACCAGACCTGGTTTGAGGCTGCAGAGCCCGGGACACAGGAACAACTGATCAAAGACTGGGGCCATCCTCCCGGCGATGTATTTCACTACGACGGCAAGCTTTTAGTCCCGGGTATGCTCAACGGCAATATTTACATCACGGTCCAGCCGCCCCGCGGCTTTGGCGAAGATCCTGCCAAACTGTATCATTCGCCCGATTGCGCCCCGACCCATCACTATCTGGGCTATTACTACTGGCTGCGCGATGTCTGGCAGGCGGATGCCGTGGTGCATGTCGGCACCCATGGCTCGCTGGAATGGCTGCCCGGCAAAGGCGCCGGCCTGTCACGCGAGTGCTATCCCGATTTGGCCATCGACGACTTGCCCAATATCTACCCGTACTGGATCACTGTGGTCGGTGAAGGCGTCCAGGCCAAACGGCGCGGCGCAGCCTGCCTGATCAGCTATCTGACACCGCCCATGAGCCATGCCGGTACTTATGATGAACTGGCCGAACTGGAGAATCTGCTGGATGAATACTGCCATTTCCGGCAGACGCAGCCTGATAAGCTGGCGACTGTCACGGAACTGATCCGGGCCAAAGCGGCTGCCGCCAATCTCGGGGAGGATGTGCCGGAAGACCCGGCGCAGCCCTTCGATGATTTTGTCGGCCGGCTGCACGTGTATGTCACCGATATTAAAAATATGCAAATCAGGACAGGTCTGCATACGCTAGGCCGCCCGCCCGCCGGCGATACCCTGATCGAGTATCTGCTGGCCCTTACGCGGGTGGACAATGGCGACGTCCCTTCCCTGGCGCAGACGCTGGCCGCCGCATACGGCTGCGACTATTATCAGCTCCTGGAGCAAAGCGGCCAACTGCTGCCGGACGGGACCAAGACCGGCGGCGCTTTGCTGGATGATATCCGGGAACGCTGCCGGGATATTCTCAGCCTGCTGGCTGAGCGGGAGTTTGAGCCGGATCAGGCGGCGGCGATCCTTACGTTTCCCTGGGCGGCTACGCTGCCCGCAGGGTTAAAAGAACGTCTTTTGACCGCGGCCGTTTATGTCTGCCGGACGATAGCTCCCAGTCTGGCGAAAACGACCCAGGAAATCACCAATCTGTTAGCGGCCCTGGCAGGCAGGTATGTCGAGCCGGGACCGGGCGGAGCGCCAACCAGCGGCGGCGCCGATATCCTGCCCACCGGACGCAATTTCTACGGTGTTGATCCCCGGACGCTGCCCACGCCTGCGGCCTGGGAAATCGGCAGGACCATGGGGGATGACGTCATTGCGTCTTATATCGCCGAAGAGGGGCGGTATCCGGAAAATATCGGTATTGTTCTGTGGGCGACCAGCAATATGCGCAGTCATGGCCAGTGCATCGCGCAGTTTTTATACCTGCTGGGCGTTAAGCCGGTCTGGCAAAAAGGCAGCATGCGGGTGGTGGAGTTGGAAGTCATCCCGGCCGCCGAGCTAAAACGTCCGCGCATTGATGTCACCGGCCGGATCAGCGGCCTGTTTCGCGACAGCATGCCTATGGCCGCGGCCTGGCTGGATAAGGCTGTTGCCTTGGTGTCCAGGCTGGAGGAGAGTCCGGACATAAACTATGTGCGGAAACACATTACCGCGGACGCCAAAGCCATGGAAGAAGAGGGTCTGGATAGTGCAACCGCCTGGGAGCAGGCCAGCTGGCGCATTTTCGGTGATCCGCCCGGAACCTACGGCGCCGGCGTCGGGGCGGTGCTGGAGGCCAAAAACTGGGAGACCATTGATGATCTGGCCAAGGTTTATGTCCGTTGGGGCGGGCACGCTTACAGCGGCAAGGGTCAGGGCGCTTATGTGCCGGAACTGTTCAGCCGCCGCATGGGCAGTCTGGACATTACCATTCAAAATCAGGATAACCGGGAAATCAGCATGCTGAATTCCGACGATTATAACGCCTACCACGGCGGCATGATTGCGGCCGTCCGCAGTATCAAAGGCGAAGCGCCCCGTTCCTACTGCGGTGACAGCTCGGACCGGAAAAAGGTTATCATGCGCAGCCTGCAGGCGGAACTCAAGCGCCTGTTCCGGGGTGAAGCCATCAATCCCAAATTCATTGAAGGCATGCAAGAACATGGCTATAAAGGTGCGGCCGATCTGTCCAATTACGTGGCCCATAGCTACCAATGGGATGCCACCAGCGATGTTATGGAAGACTGGATGTATGAAAAGTATGCGGAGAAATACGCTCTTGACGCCGCCATGCAGGCCTGGATGAAAGAAGTCAATCCCTGGGCGCTGCGGCGGATTGCGGAAACCCTGCTGGAAGCGGCTCAGCGCGGCTTGTGGGATGCCCGGGAAGACACGAAACGGGAACTGGAACAACTGTATCTTGCCATCGAAGGGGAACTGGAGGAGCGCAGCGATGCCTAA
- a CDS encoding carbon-nitrogen hydrolase family protein encodes MRIALLHLDLSGGPEERNLALLQQAVTLAAQAGANWVVTPETALQGYFFTQKNRPFSIPVQPAPNLQPLRCVAAAYGLTVFLGCGEQDAASGLCYNSCLVMGSDGEIIGRHRKMHSHGTGAEGWAAKGTVLEPLICKEMTAGVLVCADAYFAENAQTLRAKQAQVILVPAAWPPGHCGGLPVNAWERCSQASGLPVWVCNQTGNREVMDMSQAQSAVVVGGKLRLAYHGLQQAVLLFDWDGEQQRLLSAEFNVRTI; translated from the coding sequence ATGCGTATTGCTTTATTACATCTGGATCTAAGCGGCGGGCCGGAAGAGCGAAATCTGGCGCTGCTGCAGCAGGCTGTAACTCTGGCAGCCCAAGCGGGCGCAAATTGGGTTGTTACCCCGGAAACGGCGCTGCAAGGCTACTTTTTCACGCAAAAAAACCGGCCTTTCTCGATTCCGGTACAGCCGGCGCCAAACTTGCAGCCTCTGCGGTGCGTGGCTGCCGCTTACGGCCTGACGGTATTTCTGGGCTGCGGTGAGCAGGATGCGGCGAGCGGCCTGTGCTATAACAGCTGTCTGGTGATGGGCAGCGACGGGGAAATCATCGGCCGCCACCGGAAAATGCACTCCCATGGCACGGGCGCCGAGGGCTGGGCAGCCAAGGGGACAGTACTGGAGCCGCTGATCTGCAAGGAGATGACAGCCGGGGTTTTAGTATGCGCCGACGCCTATTTCGCCGAAAATGCCCAGACACTGAGAGCCAAACAGGCGCAGGTCATCCTGGTGCCGGCGGCCTGGCCGCCGGGACACTGCGGCGGACTGCCCGTCAATGCCTGGGAACGGTGTTCGCAGGCAAGCGGTCTGCCGGTCTGGGTCTGCAACCAGACCGGCAACCGGGAAGTAATGGATATGAGCCAGGCGCAGAGCGCCGTGGTGGTCGGCGGAAAACTGCGGCTGGCCTATCATGGTTTGCAGCAGGCGGTGCTGCTGTTTGACTGGGATGGGGAGCAGCAGCGGCTTTTATCGGCGGAGTTTAATGTACGTACAATATGA